The following coding sequences are from one Seonamhaeicola sp. ML3 window:
- a CDS encoding helix-turn-helix domain-containing protein: MTVEFITKDDLKTLKQEIITELKTILGSQTEQKKWLKSADVREMLNISPGTLQNLRVNGTLPFTKMGKTMYYEYDDVIKILTQNKSA, translated from the coding sequence ATGACAGTAGAATTTATCACAAAGGATGATTTAAAGACTCTTAAACAGGAAATCATCACAGAACTTAAGACAATTTTAGGAAGCCAAACAGAGCAAAAAAAGTGGTTAAAATCAGCAGACGTAAGAGAGATGCTTAACATCTCACCAGGTACGTTGCAAAACTTACGTGTTAACGGTACACTACCCTTTACCAAAATGGGTAAAACAATGTACTATGAGTATGACGACGTAATTAAAATTTTAACCCAAAACAAGAGTGCTTAA
- a CDS encoding Eco57I restriction-modification methylase domain-containing protein, whose amino-acid sequence MNKTNTRKALNPAYRKHKPLRKDVTHFTSQLVECIEAVKLSDDNGESEEHIKSHFKDFFSNTFYKANYVNTKDRIDLAIYTDATANSDVGVIIEAKKPSNKSEFLTESNLNRKALQELLLYYLRERLDNENNNIKHLIATNGYEWYLFKAEDFYNYFYKNKALLKEYKAFRDGLKDTSKNELFYNEIAKKYIAEIEQELPFVHLDFTKTNFTKLSDAHLNTLFKIFSDVHLLGHAFGNDSNQLNKAFYNELLHIIGLEEVKVKGKKLISRKSEKSRDYASLLENTIVILEDRDYLSQIKSIENGEDKAFNAGLELCLTWVNRILFLKLLESQLLSYHNKDPKYRFLNASFITDYDELNDLFFSALAKKENERHPKYKEKYKDVPYLNSSLFERNTLENEAFEISALNNDEITLYSSTVLKDANGKRLKGKLSTLDYLFQFLEAYDFATDGKEGIEDAQETKSLINASVLGLIFEKINGYKEGSFYTPAYITMYMCKETLRRAVVQKFKEQENDQIETFEDLQSYCNKYFKIDDLKRFNTIVDSLRICDPAVGSGHFLVSALNELIVIKNELGILVDAKGLPLRCDIEIVNDELYVIDDKGALFEYTPNDRENIRIQHTLFHQKQTLIENCLFGVDINPNSVKICRLRLWIELLKNAYYTKDNALHTLPNIDINIKCGNSLISRFNLDDDLKDAFKGKDVNYSFKDYKNAVAEYKETNSKERKREVLEIINEVKHNFKSTLDNAFIIKFQKAQGQLINEQERQKNLKAFGEKITKKDKDELKKLKTKAEKALIEKEEIVNNAIYHNAFEWRFEFPEVLADDGSYIGFDAVIGNPPYLIEYDKKVKNNLEINFIEFKRNNDLYVAFISRGNKILNDKGFLSYITPNTFLKGTYFQKLRELLISNKIIEIINFNNTLVFDEANVYTSILLFQKGAIPTNWVLKKGISEIEGEIDKNELDFIYKSPLIKKLDVFEKFENFFLIKDVGFNYWSIGRGKTRGDSVGSRILYSGKQLNDSDKPYLKGGDIFRYSQKTPSNYLRHNFEELLNENDVFRFSKDFFELNPKIIYRQTSKDIIATIDTNCNYNDKTVHIVVNNEESNFDLHFVLGLLNSSLLNFYLHFYKQESGKAFAQIKTVDIKAMPFIYKESSSVSIKQKVKQVLSFKKENPEADTTVLEAEIDAMVYELYGLTPDEIKIVEQS is encoded by the coding sequence ATGAATAAAACCAACACCAGAAAAGCATTAAATCCTGCATATAGAAAACACAAACCATTACGTAAAGACGTTACACATTTCACAAGCCAATTAGTAGAATGCATTGAAGCTGTTAAATTAAGTGACGATAATGGAGAAAGTGAAGAGCATATTAAATCTCATTTTAAGGATTTCTTTTCGAATACATTTTATAAAGCAAATTACGTAAACACAAAAGACCGTATCGATTTAGCTATCTATACTGATGCAACAGCTAATTCGGACGTTGGTGTTATTATTGAGGCAAAAAAGCCAAGCAATAAATCTGAATTTCTAACAGAGTCTAATTTAAATCGTAAGGCATTACAAGAATTATTATTGTATTACTTGCGTGAACGTTTAGATAATGAGAATAATAATATAAAGCACTTAATAGCCACTAACGGTTACGAGTGGTATTTATTTAAAGCAGAGGACTTTTATAATTACTTTTATAAGAATAAGGCACTTTTAAAAGAATACAAAGCCTTTCGAGATGGTTTAAAAGACACCTCAAAAAATGAATTGTTCTATAATGAAATTGCAAAAAAATATATTGCAGAAATTGAACAAGAATTACCATTTGTTCATTTAGACTTTACCAAAACTAATTTTACTAAATTAAGTGATGCACATTTAAACACACTATTTAAGATTTTTTCTGATGTGCATCTATTAGGTCACGCTTTTGGTAACGATAGTAATCAACTTAATAAAGCCTTTTATAATGAGTTGTTGCACATTATAGGTTTAGAAGAAGTAAAAGTAAAAGGTAAAAAACTAATAAGTCGTAAATCTGAAAAAAGCAGAGACTATGCCTCACTTTTAGAAAATACGATTGTAATACTTGAAGATAGAGATTACCTCTCACAGATTAAAAGCATAGAAAACGGTGAGGACAAAGCTTTTAATGCTGGTTTAGAGCTTTGCCTTACTTGGGTAAACAGAATTTTGTTTTTAAAGCTATTAGAATCTCAATTATTGTCTTATCATAACAAAGACCCAAAATACAGATTTCTTAACGCATCATTTATAACAGACTATGATGAGCTAAACGATTTATTTTTTTCCGCTTTAGCGAAAAAAGAAAACGAAAGACATCCTAAATACAAAGAAAAGTATAAAGATGTACCGTATTTAAACAGTTCTTTGTTTGAACGTAATACTTTAGAGAATGAAGCCTTTGAAATATCTGCGCTAAACAATGACGAAATTACCCTCTACAGCAGTACTGTTTTAAAAGATGCAAATGGTAAACGATTAAAGGGTAAACTATCTACATTAGATTATCTATTTCAGTTTTTAGAGGCTTACGATTTTGCTACTGATGGTAAAGAAGGTATCGAGGATGCACAAGAAACAAAATCATTGATTAACGCATCAGTATTAGGTTTAATATTCGAAAAAATTAATGGCTATAAAGAAGGCTCATTTTACACACCTGCATACATTACAATGTATATGTGTAAAGAGACGTTGAGACGTGCTGTAGTTCAAAAATTTAAGGAGCAAGAAAACGACCAAATAGAAACTTTTGAAGACCTACAAAGTTACTGCAACAAGTATTTTAAAATAGACGATTTAAAACGCTTTAATACCATTGTAGATAGTTTACGTATATGCGACCCAGCAGTAGGTTCTGGTCACTTTTTGGTAAGTGCTTTAAACGAACTTATTGTTATTAAAAATGAATTAGGCATTTTGGTAGATGCTAAAGGCTTGCCATTGCGATGCGATATAGAAATAGTAAATGACGAACTCTATGTTATTGATGATAAGGGTGCATTATTTGAGTACACCCCAAACGATAGAGAAAATATACGTATACAGCACACACTGTTTCACCAAAAACAAACCCTAATAGAAAACTGCTTATTTGGTGTAGATATTAACCCAAACTCTGTAAAAATATGCCGTTTGCGTTTGTGGATAGAGCTACTAAAAAACGCCTACTATACTAAAGATAATGCGCTTCACACATTACCTAATATTGATATTAATATTAAGTGCGGTAACTCACTAATTAGCCGTTTTAATTTAGATGATGATTTAAAAGATGCATTTAAGGGCAAAGACGTTAACTATAGTTTTAAAGACTATAAAAATGCAGTAGCTGAATATAAAGAGACGAATAGCAAGGAACGTAAGAGAGAGGTTTTAGAAATTATAAATGAAGTAAAACATAATTTTAAAAGTACTTTAGACAATGCTTTCATAATAAAATTTCAAAAAGCACAAGGCCAGCTTATAAATGAGCAAGAACGACAAAAAAACTTAAAAGCCTTTGGAGAAAAAATAACCAAAAAGGATAAAGACGAACTAAAAAAATTAAAGACTAAAGCAGAAAAAGCACTTATTGAAAAAGAAGAAATAGTTAATAACGCTATTTATCACAATGCGTTTGAGTGGCGTTTTGAGTTTCCAGAAGTATTGGCAGATGATGGCTCATATATTGGTTTTGATGCCGTAATTGGGAATCCGCCATATTTAATCGAATATGATAAAAAGGTTAAAAATAATTTAGAGATTAATTTTATAGAATTTAAAAGGAATAACGATTTATACGTTGCATTCATTAGTAGAGGTAATAAAATTTTAAATGATAAAGGCTTTTTGTCTTACATAACGCCTAATACTTTTTTGAAAGGAACATATTTTCAAAAGTTAAGAGAATTATTAATATCTAATAAAATTATTGAAATTATAAACTTCAATAACACATTGGTATTCGATGAAGCTAATGTTTACACATCTATTTTATTATTTCAAAAAGGAGCTATACCTACTAACTGGGTGCTAAAAAAGGGAATTTCAGAAATTGAAGGAGAAATCGATAAAAATGAATTAGACTTTATCTATAAGAGCCCTTTAATAAAGAAGTTAGATGTTTTTGAAAAGTTTGAAAATTTCTTTCTAATTAAAGACGTAGGCTTTAATTATTGGTCAATTGGAAGAGGTAAAACAAGGGGGGATTCAGTTGGTAGTAGAATATTATACTCTGGTAAACAGTTAAACGATTCTGATAAGCCATATTTAAAAGGAGGCGATATATTTAGATATTCTCAAAAAACCCCATCCAATTACTTGCGCCATAATTTTGAAGAATTATTAAATGAGAATGATGTTTTTAGGTTTTCAAAAGATTTCTTTGAATTAAATCCAAAAATAATATACAGACAGACCTCAAAAGATATTATTGCAACTATTGACACTAATTGTAATTACAATGACAAAACAGTGCATATAGTTGTAAATAACGAAGAATCAAATTTTGATTTACATTTTGTGTTGGGGTTATTAAATAGTTCATTACTTAATTTTTACTTACATTTTTATAAACAAGAATCTGGTAAAGCATTTGCACAAATAAAAACTGTAGATATTAAAGCAATGCCTTTTATATATAAGGAAAGTTCGAGTGTATCAATAAAACAAAAAGTCAAACAAGTCTTATCTTTCAAAAAAGAAAATCCAGAAGCAGATACTACAGTATTAGAAGCAGAAATAGATGCAATGGTTTATGAGTTGTATGGTTTAACACCAGATGAAATTAAGATTGTGGAGCAATCTTAA
- a CDS encoding DUF3800 domain-containing protein: MSEKVFIYGDEFGTSTLKSNDVKNITHFVYAAIVIKESQLNKARAVRDDISNKYFKGNIIKSSSRVLRKEETRLKALNYLVNNLNFIIYLLVIEKEKLDKEKGGLRFKEVFYKYFQKIFVSQLNNNFSDFEIHMDNLINEKYQIELKTYIAQNFQNNFFEKYNISDDKNEPLIQLADLVAGSYGRVFNASFLSEKSEDIFNLLKPVTPNVSFFPFKEGNKIFKADEEKVIDEELYNIVRNDAIDNCEKENDNIQKNVLEYLLWYQRVMPFRYAQTYEITNSIKHTTGKELSIENLRIIIKNLRFQGIIIVSSSSKSGYKLAVNKSDVHIYFSHYLNYILPMLKKIEIANSVFLNKTVGDFIPLEEMSELKNLVDTLSK, from the coding sequence ATGAGCGAAAAAGTATTTATTTATGGTGACGAATTTGGAACATCTACTCTAAAAAGCAATGATGTAAAGAATATTACCCACTTTGTTTATGCGGCCATTGTTATTAAAGAATCTCAATTGAATAAGGCTAGAGCTGTAAGAGACGATATTAGCAATAAATACTTTAAAGGCAATATAATTAAATCAAGCTCTAGGGTTCTAAGAAAAGAAGAAACAAGATTAAAGGCTTTAAATTACTTAGTCAATAACTTAAATTTTATCATTTATTTATTAGTAATAGAAAAAGAGAAACTAGATAAAGAAAAAGGAGGACTTCGATTTAAAGAGGTGTTTTACAAATACTTTCAGAAAATATTTGTTTCTCAATTGAATAATAATTTTTCTGATTTTGAAATCCACATGGACAACTTAATAAATGAAAAATACCAAATTGAACTTAAAACATATATTGCTCAAAACTTCCAAAATAACTTCTTTGAAAAATATAACATATCGGATGACAAAAATGAGCCATTAATTCAACTTGCAGATTTAGTTGCTGGTTCTTACGGTAGGGTTTTTAATGCTTCTTTCTTGTCAGAAAAAAGTGAGGATATCTTTAATTTATTAAAACCTGTTACACCAAATGTTTCTTTTTTCCCATTTAAAGAAGGAAATAAAATATTTAAAGCCGATGAAGAAAAAGTTATTGATGAAGAACTATATAATATTGTTCGAAATGACGCCATAGATAATTGTGAAAAAGAAAATGATAATATTCAAAAAAATGTTTTAGAATATTTGTTATGGTATCAAAGGGTAATGCCATTTAGATATGCTCAAACCTATGAAATCACTAATTCTATAAAACATACAACGGGTAAAGAATTATCAATTGAAAATTTAAGAATAATTATAAAAAATCTAAGGTTTCAGGGAATTATTATTGTGTCTTCTTCGAGCAAAAGCGGATATAAGTTGGCTGTAAATAAGTCAGATGTTCATATTTACTTTAGTCACTATCTAAATTATATATTACCCATGTTAAAAAAAATAGAAATAGCTAATAGTGTTTTTCTTAATAAAACAGTTGGGGATTTTATTCCACTTGAAGAGATGAGTGAGTTAAAAAACTTAGTTGACACATTATCTAAATAA
- a CDS encoding Abi family protein, translating into MFSKKAFTFQEQIKQLQDRGLHIPNIALAEKYLSNISYYRLGEYWYVMQADKDNHIFKPNSRFKDVVALYNFDAELRLLLFDVIEKIEISLRTKLIYYLSHEIDPWWFCNTDIFIDGMQFSKTLAKIEEEITRARSKDVTIKNHFKKHKDDLRFPPSWKSLEQVSFGNLSKLYGNLKHTVKSKDTIAVDFGAVNHTYLPSWLQSIAQIRNFCAHHSRLWNRNLPSTVKLLPKPPNPWIQDANNVPKQHEFTKLYVHMCLMKYMLNTIQPNNRFTTRLNELIEKYPNVDPNALGMKPNWLNEPLWK; encoded by the coding sequence ATGTTTAGTAAAAAAGCATTCACATTTCAAGAACAAATTAAACAGCTACAAGATAGAGGTTTACACATCCCAAACATAGCATTAGCAGAAAAGTACCTCTCTAATATAAGCTATTACCGATTAGGCGAATACTGGTATGTTATGCAAGCAGATAAAGACAACCATATATTTAAGCCTAATAGTAGATTTAAGGATGTAGTCGCACTTTACAATTTTGATGCCGAATTGCGCCTACTACTTTTTGATGTTATTGAAAAAATAGAAATAAGTCTTCGTACAAAACTAATCTATTACTTATCACATGAAATAGACCCATGGTGGTTTTGTAATACAGATATTTTTATAGATGGTATGCAATTCTCTAAAACCTTGGCAAAAATTGAAGAAGAAATTACAAGGGCACGGAGTAAAGACGTGACAATAAAAAATCATTTTAAAAAACATAAAGATGATTTAAGGTTCCCACCTTCTTGGAAAAGTTTAGAACAGGTTAGTTTTGGGAATTTATCTAAATTATACGGTAACTTAAAGCATACTGTAAAATCAAAAGATACCATTGCTGTTGATTTTGGTGCAGTAAACCATACCTATTTACCAAGTTGGTTGCAATCTATTGCACAGATACGCAATTTTTGTGCGCACCACTCACGCTTATGGAATCGTAATTTGCCAAGTACAGTAAAACTATTGCCTAAACCACCTAACCCTTGGATACAAGATGCTAATAATGTACCAAAACAGCACGAGTTTACGAAACTTTATGTGCATATGTGTTTAATGAAATATATGTTAAACACAATACAGCCTAATAATAGGTTTACCACCCGTTTAAATGAACTTATTGAAAAATATCCAAATGTAGACCCAAATGCATTAGGCATGAAACCTAATTGGTTAAATGAGCCTCTTTGGAAATAA
- a CDS encoding DUF2779 domain-containing protein — translation MHQLTKTDFKYYLDCPETIWLLKNKPEVYPKGEFSLFAEKLINEGYEVETYAKQLFTNGLDLPEYGSPKETQNALTDTHSVYFQPSFSTNKDIFARIDILERLADGTWHIYEVKSSTSIKKDRKHRHIEDACFQKYVLTECGYAVSKVSIIHLNAAYVKQGAIIPSELLEIVDITEKVNAIYSGVVNQINAGSNFINKEVINENVCSCKYKTRSNHCDAFGYFNTTIPEYSIYEIGRISAKKVGLLADNEQYAIIDIPKDFELNVNQQTQVESVKQEQPIINKTSIKREFDKLKFPLHFIDYETYASAIPRIDGLSPHKHLTFQVSIHTLTEDNTLTHFEHLLDAMQMPTDMLCAMQDFTGGAGTFISWHASFEISRNKDLIEWLPQFTNYLTYINEHTFDLETIFKKDYIDYRFHGSSSIKKVLPVLCPDISYSDLDVNNGTMALDTWGRMVLDKDFSEDIESTRKNLLEYCELDTLAMVKLYEVLTKLF, via the coding sequence ATGCACCAACTCACCAAAACAGATTTTAAGTATTATTTAGATTGTCCAGAAACGATATGGTTATTAAAGAATAAACCAGAGGTATATCCTAAAGGTGAGTTTTCATTATTTGCAGAAAAATTAATTAATGAGGGTTATGAAGTAGAAACCTATGCGAAACAGTTATTTACAAATGGTTTGGACTTACCAGAGTATGGCAGTCCTAAAGAAACACAAAACGCATTAACAGACACACATAGTGTTTACTTTCAGCCATCATTTAGCACTAATAAAGACATATTTGCACGTATAGATATATTAGAACGGTTAGCAGATGGAACGTGGCATATCTATGAAGTAAAATCTTCTACCTCGATAAAAAAAGATAGAAAGCATAGACACATAGAAGATGCGTGTTTTCAGAAATATGTACTTACAGAATGTGGTTACGCAGTTTCTAAAGTGTCTATCATTCATTTAAATGCAGCATATGTTAAACAAGGAGCTATTATTCCAAGTGAGTTATTAGAAATCGTTGATATTACGGAAAAGGTAAATGCAATATATTCAGGCGTAGTTAATCAAATAAATGCAGGTTCAAATTTTATCAATAAAGAAGTAATTAATGAAAACGTATGTTCCTGTAAATACAAAACAAGGTCTAATCATTGTGATGCATTTGGGTATTTTAACACCACTATTCCAGAGTATAGCATTTATGAAATTGGTCGTATTTCAGCTAAAAAAGTAGGGCTATTGGCAGATAATGAGCAATACGCCATTATAGACATACCAAAAGATTTTGAATTAAACGTAAACCAACAAACCCAAGTAGAATCTGTAAAACAAGAGCAACCTATAATAAATAAGACTAGTATTAAGAGGGAATTTGATAAATTAAAGTTTCCATTACATTTTATAGATTATGAAACCTATGCAAGTGCTATCCCAAGAATAGATGGTTTAAGTCCACATAAACACCTAACCTTTCAAGTATCTATTCATACACTAACAGAAGATAATACCTTAACGCATTTTGAACATTTATTAGATGCTATGCAAATGCCAACAGATATGCTCTGCGCCATGCAAGACTTTACAGGAGGTGCAGGTACGTTTATATCGTGGCACGCCAGTTTTGAAATTAGCAGAAATAAAGACTTAATAGAATGGCTACCACAGTTTACCAATTACCTCACTTACATTAATGAGCATACGTTTGATTTAGAGACCATTTTCAAAAAAGACTACATAGATTATCGTTTTCACGGTTCAAGTTCTATTAAAAAAGTGTTGCCAGTATTATGTCCAGATATAAGCTATTCAGATTTAGATGTTAATAATGGTACTATGGCATTAGATACTTGGGGAAGAATGGTATTAGATAAAGACTTTAGTGAAGATATAGAATCTACCAGAAAAAACCTTTTAGAGTATTGCGAATTAGATACATTGGCAATGGTTAAGCTTTATGAGGTGTTAACTAAACTTTTTTAA
- a CDS encoding helix-turn-helix domain-containing protein has translation MENPFEIINERLDKIEKLLQNIYATKDAKTKGVIIPEIMNVNEVAKYLSITPSAIYKLTSTKEIPHSKRGKRLYFQKDEINDWIVKHKQYTNDDIERMASNYLIKNKRRS, from the coding sequence ATGGAAAATCCTTTTGAAATTATTAACGAGCGTTTAGATAAAATTGAAAAGTTATTACAAAATATCTACGCTACTAAAGACGCTAAAACCAAAGGTGTTATTATCCCTGAAATAATGAATGTTAACGAAGTTGCTAAATATTTAAGTATAACACCATCGGCAATATATAAATTAACAAGTACAAAGGAGATACCACATTCTAAACGAGGTAAACGTCTATATTTTCAGAAAGACGAGATTAATGATTGGATAGTAAAGCATAAGCAATATACAAATGATGATATAGAACGCATGGCCTCCAATTACTTGATTAAAAATAAAAGGCGGAGTTAG